The Chroicocephalus ridibundus chromosome 2, bChrRid1.1, whole genome shotgun sequence genome includes a region encoding these proteins:
- the CAVIN4 gene encoding caveolae-associated protein 4, translating into MDRREITPEADKTHQNRLSSVTEEEEEQDAAYTIVTVLDKVANIVDSVQASQKRIEERHREMENAVKTIQIDILKLAQAHGNTGYTVNKLLEKTRKVSSTVKEVRARVERQSASVRKVEAKQEEMLKKNKFRVVIYQEETECPSSLSVIKERTAGETLEDDFFPPDDLSSDEEYYIEESKATQFKKSGMRRIDDIKKAFSRENIQKTRQNFGKKVNRLRTRIVTPERRERIRQSGERLKQSGIRIKKTISQAAPTKETFKIHKKNKERTGAEGQEGIQEAGAHIASELAAAEPFTEEISYTEVITKVKKDKNSATKGASQSTEKGVTIPEVVLKQEGKEGGGGGGDDVPLLDLKQSA; encoded by the exons ATGGATCGCCGCGAAATCACCCCGGAGgctgacaaaacccaccaaaatcgTCTCTCCAGCGTcaccgaggaggaggaagaacaagACGCGGCTTACACCATCGTGACGGTCCTGGACAAAGTGGCCAACATTGTGGACAGCGTGCAGGCCAGCCAGAAAAGGATAGAGGAGAGGCACCGGGAGATGGAGAACGCCGTCAAGACCATACAGATCGACATTTTAAAGCTTGCCCAGGCTCACGGCAATACCGGCTACACGGTGAACAAGTTACTGGAGAAAACCCGCAAAGTCAGCTCCACCGTGAAGGAGGTGCGGGCACGCGTGGAGAGGCAGAGCGCCAGCGTGCGGAAGGTGGAAGCCAAACAAGAGGAgatgctgaagaaaaacaaattccgGGTCGTAATCTACCAG GAGGAAACCGAGTGTCCTTCATCTCTCTCTGTCATCAAAGAGAGGACCGCAGGTGAAACTCTAGAGGATGATTTCTTCCCACCTGATGACCTGTCCTCCGATGAAGAATATTACATCGAAGAAAGCAAAGCAACCCAGTTCAAGAAATCAGGCATGAGGCGCATAGATGATATCAAAAAGGCATTTTCGAGGGAAAATATCCAAAAGACGAGACAAAATTTTGGCAAGAAGGTAAACAGGCTTCGAACTAGAATAGTGACCcctgagaggagagagaggatCAGGCAGTCAGGAGAGAGACTGAAACAATCTGGGATAAGGATCAAGAAAACCATTTCACAAGCTGCCCCAACGAAGGAGACGTTCAAgatccataaaaaaaataaagaacgaACAGGAGCCGAAGGTCAGGAGGGGATCCAGGAAGCCGGTGCGCACATCGCCTCTGAGCTCGCAGCAGCAGAGCCCTTCACTGAAGAAATCTCTTACACAGAAGTGATCACTAAGGTAAAGAAAGACAAGAACAGTGCAACAAAAGGTGCTTCCCAGTCGACTGAAAAAGGAGTGACAATCCCAGAAGTTGTTCttaagcaggagggaaaagaaggaggcGGGGGAGGAGGTGATGATGTCCCTTTGCTAGACTTAAAGCAATCAGCATAA